The Desulfovibrio inopinatus DSM 10711 DNA window GTTGAATTGCCAACTAAAGAAAATCAAGTCTTCCCTGACGCACCGCAGAATGATCCTGTGGCGTTGTTGGAGTATATGCGAAATGACCTGCAAAAGCGTTTTCAGAAGGATGGTTGGGAGGTACACGTACGCGCCGAAAAAGGTGGGCCGCCTGCCGGGAAAGATGTCAACGTACGTATCCTGGGGCCTGACGTCGCTTCTGTAGAAGGACTTGGGGGGCAGGTTCTCGATTTTTTGAAGACCGATTCGAAAATTTCGCCATGGCTTACTGATCTCGGCGCAGATAATGGAGAGCCCAACCGCGTTTTTCGCTTTTCTCCCATACGGGAGCGTATAGCTGAATATGACCTGACACCACGGCAAGTAGCGGCTCTTGCAGGATCGGTTCTTGATGGTCGGTTTGTTGGTGAATACCGTCTGTCCGATGAAGATGTTGACCTCCGTCTAAAAATAGATCCCAAGACATTGATTTCGCCCGAAGACGCGTTGAGTATTCCTGTCTTTGAACATGATTTTTCAGCCGTCCGTCTGGGGGACCTCGTGACGGTCTCGACGTATATCGAACCTGGCCAAAAAAATCGGTTTCAGGGGCAAAGGGCCATTACTGTAACAGCAAATATCAAACCGGGAGCGCCGATTTCCGGTCCCATGATCGTGCGAGCGGTTAAAGCTTTTCATGAATCCATTGCTGCAAAATACCCTGGAGCATCACTGGACTTTGCCGGGGAATTCGAAAGTACATCCAAGTCGTATACGTCGTTGGGGTATGCCTTTTTCCTGTCCATTCTCATTATTTATTTGATACTGGCGACCCAGTTTCGTTCCTATACACAACCGGTTATCATTTTGTCGGCTGTAGTGTTTGCTTTGACTGGTGTTGTCTTTGGGACATTCATTACCCGATCATTGTTTACGGTAAATAGTTTCATTGCCACAGTGGGTGTCACCGGGGTGGTCGTCAATGACTCGTTGGTGCTTATCGATTTTATCAATCGGTTATACGCATCTGGCATGTCCAAGCTTGAAGCGATCCGAGAAGGAGTGCGCATCCGACTGCGTCCTATTCTTTTGACCACTTTGACAACCACGTTGGGCTTGCTCCCTATGGCTCTCGGGATACCCAAATATTCTCTTGTCTGGGGAACCATGGCAACAAGCTTTGTGACTGGCCTGTGTACAGCGACAGCGCTGACGATTGTTATCGTTCCTGTGGAATGGAGCCTACTTATTTCTTGTATCGATTGGGTTAGGCGCAGGAAGGCCGGGAAGAATGTTAAGAAGAAGTCCAAAAATGTCATGACATCGTGATTTCAGACCATCCAGGGGGAACGCCGTATGGCGAAAGAAAATTTATCGATAGAAAGTACCTGCGTTCACGCGGGAACGTACTTTGACCCAGCTACCGGGGGCGTGAATACGCCTATCTTTACATCTTCTTCGTTCCGCTATCCCAGTCCGGATGGTGTGGGGCGTTACCCTCGATACCAGAATGTCAAAGGGGTCAATGCTGCCGCTGTCAAACTGGCCGTTTTGGAACACGCTGAAGACGGGATCATCGTCTCTTCAGGCATGAGCGCCGTGACAGTCTCGCTGTTACCGTTTTTATCCAGCGGGCATCATGTCATTCTTCCTGGTGATATTTATGGTGGAACTCACCATATGGTGATGGCTGAGTTTCCGAAACTCGGAATCGTCTATGAATTTCTCAGCGAATTTACAGCGCAAACCGTGGCGGACTCGATCCGGCCGGAAACGCGAATTGTCTATATTGAGACCCCTTCTAATCCTCGACTTGGCATTGTCGATCTTGCCGCTATCGCTCAGGTCTGTCGGGAACGAGGGGTTCTGACTGTGGTCGATAATACGTTTGCGTCACCTATTAATCAGAATCCGATTTTACTCGGCTGCGATATTGTTCTGCATAGTGGAACGAAGTATCTGAATGGGCATAGTGATTTATGCTGCGGTGCCGTGGTTTCGTCGGCAGTACTTATGGAGTCGATTCGCGAAACGGCGGTGAATCTTG harbors:
- a CDS encoding trans-sulfuration enzyme family protein; its protein translation is MAKENLSIESTCVHAGTYFDPATGGVNTPIFTSSSFRYPSPDGVGRYPRYQNVKGVNAAAVKLAVLEHAEDGIIVSSGMSAVTVSLLPFLSSGHHVILPGDIYGGTHHMVMAEFPKLGIVYEFLSEFTAQTVADSIRPETRIVYIETPSNPRLGIVDLAAIAQVCRERGVLTVVDNTFASPINQNPILLGCDIVLHSGTKYLNGHSDLCCGAVVSSAVLMESIRETAVNLGTSLNAMDAYILERGMKTLALRMERQNENAMVLAGFLQNHDAVTHVYYPGLESHPGHDIACRQMRGFGGMLSFELDGDALEVERFLECLRLVTPALSLGGVETLVCVPAQTSHVKMSAEDRAQAGITDTLVRVSVGIENINDIIDDFSDALN